From Pseudomonas sp. G2-4:
CCGCATAAGGTGCCCGGTATGACCCGATCGAACTTTCTCACCCCCTGGCTGGCGGCTGTCGCCCTGGTGCTGTGCGCACAAGGGGCTGCCCAGGCCGAAGAGCGTTTCACCCTCAGCATTCCCGGCGTGTCGGACAACCGCCTCTTCACCGCTGCGGCTGCCAGTGATGCCAACAAGTGTGGTGGCAAGAACGTTTCCCCCGCCCTGAGCTGGAACGCCGGTCCGCCCGGTACCCTCAGCTACGCCATCGTCATGCTGGACCCGGACGGTCAGCGGGGGCAGGGCGTCGACCACTGGATCCATTACGGCATCAAGGCCAGCACGCGGCAGATTCCGGCGGGCGCGGGCACCAAGCCTACGTTGGAAGGCATGAGCGGTATCAACAGCAAGAACACTCACGGCTACATTGGCCCTTGCCCGCCCATCGGCGACAGCGCCCATCACTACCTGATCCAGCTCTTCGCCCTGGACCTGCCGCCGGATGCCTTGCCCGCGGGGCTTACACGCGCCCAATTGATGGAAAAGATCAACGGTCATGTCCTGCGCAACAGCAGCGTCGTGCGACGCTACCACCGCTGATCTGAACAGTACAAAACCCCCGTGGCGAGGGAGCTTGCTCCCGCTGGGCTGCGCAGCAGCCCCACACAAGGCTGCTGGCGCCCCACCACAAAATTGGCATCACACGCCAAAAGCGAGCACTATCGAGCCCCTGTTCACTCATGCCGGAGGATGGCGATGACGCAGAAACCCGACGGCATCGCCCGCCTCCTGAACTGCCCCACCAAGGGCGATGAGATACGCAGGGCTATCGCCCAGAGCCGCAAGGATTTCCTGCCTGCCGACGAGGCCGAAGACGCCGAGCCAGGCCAGCCACCGGCCCCGCCCGTGGACCCCGGTCGCGACGACTGAGCCGTCGCCCTCTCTCAACCTTTTGTTCAAAAATTGCCTATGACTGCCACCTCTCATCTCCCAGGCGAACGCTTCAGCCGATCCGATTACAAAACCCTGGGCCTCGCGGCCCTGGGCGGTGCGCTGGAGATCTACGACTTCATCATCTTCGTCTTCTTCGCCCTGACCCTCAGCCAACTGTTCTTCCCGCCGGAAATGCCCGATTGGCTGCGCTTGCTGCAAAGCTTCGGGATTTTCGCCACCGGCTACCTGGCACGGCCCCTGGGCGGGATCCTCATGGCGCACTTCGCCGACCGCCTGGGACGCAAGCGCGTGTTCAGCCTGAGCATCCTGATGATGGCCTTGCCGTGCCTGCTCATCGGCGTGATGCCGACCTATGCGCAAATCGGTTATTTCGCCCCGTTGCTGCTGCTGGCGTTGCGTATCCTGCAGGGCGCGGCGGTGGGCGGGGAAGTGCCCAGTGCCTGGGTGTTCGTGGCCGAACATGCACCGCTGCATCATCGCGGCTACGCCTTGGGTTTTCTTCAGGCTGGCCTGACCTTCGGCTACTTGCTGGGTGCCCTCACCGCCACGGCGCTGGCGCGGATCTACACGCCGGCGGAGATCCTCGATTACGCCTGGCGCCTGCCCTTCCTGCTGGGCGGCGTCTTCGGCGTGATCGGCGTCTGGCTGCGCCGCTGGCTGAGCGAAACGCCGATCTTCATGGCCCTGCAAGCCAATCGTGAGGGCGCGGCGGAATTGCCGTTGCGCACGGTCCTGCGAGAACACCGAAATGCCTTGTTGCCCGCCGTCATCCTCACCTGCGTGCTGACCTCCGCCGTGGTGGTGTTCGTGGTCATCACCCCGACCGTGATGCAGAAAAGCTTCGGCATGAGCCCCAGCCACACCTTCGCCCTGAGCAGCCTGGGCATCGTCTTCCTGAACATCGGTTGTGTCCTGGCTGGCTTGATCGTCGACCGCATCGGCGCCTGGCGCACGGTCATGCTCTACAGCCTGGTGCTGCCGGTGGGCATCGCGGTGCTCTACGCCAGCCTGATCAACGGCGGTGCCTGGCTGGGCCTGGCCTATGCCATCGCCGGACTGGGTTGCGGCGTGGTCGGCGCGGTGCCGTCGGTGATGGTCAGCCTATTCCCGCCGAACATTCGCGTGTCCGGCATCTCGTTCACCTACAACATCGCCTACGCGCTGTGGGCGAGCATGACGCCGTTGCTGCTGATTGCGCTGGTGCCGTGGAGCCCGTGGGTGTGCGTGGCGTATTGCGTGGTGATGGGGGCGGTGGGGATTGGTGCGGCGGCGTATTTTCCGGGGCGCAATACGAAGGCTGCGCAGCCGTCTCTGGCTTGTGAAGCCTAATCCAGCCTTCCAAGACGCTCACGCAGAAAATCCACAAAAGCACGGGTCCTTGCCGACCGGCGGCGGTCATGGCTGAAGACGGCGCTGATGGGCAATGCCACCGGATGGTAATCGGCAAGCACGGTGGACACGCTTCCCTGGCGCACGTCGGTTGCGAACAACCACTGTGGTGACAGCGAAATACCCAACCCGGACAGCACCATTTCCCGGATCGCTTCGCTGCTGTTGCTGGTGACGTTGCCCTTGATCGTGATGCTGTGTTGCTTCCCTCCCTGGTCAAATCGCCAGACGTCGTAATGCTCCAGCAGCGTGAACCCCAAACAGTTGTGGCGGACCAGATCGGCCGGTTCCAGCGGCGTGCCGTGTTGTTCCAGATACGCTGGGGAGGCGTAGACCCGGCGTGGGCTGTCGCCCAGGGAGACTGCCACCAACCCTTCGGTTTTCACCGCGCCAATCCGAATGGCAACGTCGATGTTTTCCTTCAGCACATCCTCGTTTTGATCGCTCAGGCGCAGGTCGATCCGCACTTTTGGATAATGCGCCAGGAACTCACCCACCCGCGGCGCAATGCACAACCGTCCGAAACTCACTGGCGCCGCCACACGCAGGGGGCCGGCGATCTGTTCCTGTCCGCTGGCGAAACTGAGCTTGGCCGTGTTCAGGCTGGCGAGAATTTCCTTGCTCTCGGCATAGAAACGCTGGCCCTGGTCGGTCAGCGCGAGCTGGCGGGTGCTGCGGGCAAACAACGCTCCGCCTAAATGTTGTTCCAGCGCGCGGATCTGCTTGCTCACTGCCGGTTGGCCCAGGTTCAGTTCCCTGGCGACGGCCGAGAACGAGCCACGCTCTACCACCCGTACGAACACCTGCATTGCGTCGAACAGATCCATCAGGATTTGGCCTCTATCTGGAATAAATTCTATTCATTGTTGCTTACTTATCGGAATGCATCGGCGGCTGCAATATGAACTCACCCACTCATTGGAGGTTTACCGTCATGAACAACGCCATGCTCGCCGCCATTGCCGAAACCGCCCAGGCTCCGCTGGTCGTGCGCCACATCCCCCGGCCTGCTCCCGGCAAAGGCCAAGTATTGATCAAGGTCCATGCGGTCGGAATCAATCCCCTGGATACCAAGATTGCGGCGGGAGGCGGTGCCCATGCCCGCCAGCCGCTGCCTGCGGTCTTGGGGATAGATCTGGCCGGGGTGATTGTTGAGCTGGGCGATGGCGTGGACGACTTCGCTGTTGGCGACGAGGTGTTCGGTATGGCCGCCGGAATCGGCGGAGCCCAGGGCGCCCTGGCCCAGTACGTGGCCGTCGATGCCTCCCTGATCGCGCCCAAGCCCGACTCATTGAGCATGCGCGAAGCGGCCGCCTTGCCACTGGTCTTTATCACCGCCTGGGAAGGGCTGGTTGATCGCGCCAACGTGCGGGCTGGCCAACAGGTGCTGATCCACGGTGGCGCGGGGGGCGTCGGTCAAATGGCCGTGCAAATCGCCAAGGCCCGTGGTGCCGAGGTCTACGCCACCGGCTCGGCCTCCAGCCTGGACTTCATTCGCGAACTGGGCGCCACCGCCATCGACTACCGGACCCAGGACACCGACAGTTACGTTCGCCTGCACACCGATGGCGAGGGCTTCGACATCGTCTACGACACCGTCGGCGGCCCAACCCTGGATGCGTCGTTCCATGCGGTGAAAACCTACACCGGTCATGTCCTCAGCTGTCTCGGTTGGGGACAACATAGCCTCGCCCCGTTGTCGTTCCGTGGGGCGAGTTATTCCGGCGTGTTCACCCTTATGCCGCTGTTGACTGGCAAGGGACGCGAGCACCACGGTCAGATCCTGCAGGAGGCGACAGCTCTGGTTGATGCCGCAAAACTGCGGATCAAGGTGGACCCACGGCGGTTTGGCCTGGAGGACGTGAATGAGGCGTTCCAGCAAGTCGCCAAGGGCCTTGGAAAAGGGAAGACCGTGGTGGAAATCGAGTAAGGAGGCGGGGGCTGTGCGGCGATGTATTTTCCCGCTCGGCCTCCGAAGCCGGCGCAGCCGTCGTTGTCTTGTGAGTCGCTCACCGACGGCGTAGTCAGCGAAACAACTTGAGAACCCCCCCAAACCCCGTAAAATGCCGCGGCCATTGTGCCACTACTCTTCAGGGACGAATCAAGATATGCGTGTTTTTGCACTATTGCTGGCCGCCTGCCTGATGGCGGGCTGTGCCTCCAAGCCGGACTACTACATTTCCCCCGCCCCCGTGACAATCCCCGAGACCGCCACCTATTGGGTCGACACGTTCAACGTTGAAGTCGTAGGCAAGAACGAACGCTTCCTGCCTGACGACGCGGTTCGGGAGCAGTTGCACAGCGACTTGGTCGGTCGTCTGCTCGATGCCGGACGCTACGCCAACAGCAAGGAAACCGCCGACTATCTGCTGGACGTGAACACCGTCTACGCGCGCCGTATCCAAGACACCCAAGGTGGCTTCATGAGCCATCTCGTGGCCGACAACACGCTTCTCGCCAGTGTCGATTTCAGCTATCAGGTCAAGGTGAAGAAGGCCGGTGCCGAGGTGTTGCACTTTGCCCAGGCTCGCAAAGGCTTGATGCCCGGCGGCGCGATAGGGCAATTGCAGAACATGAAAAGCATGATGGGCGCGCTGACCGACAAGGGCAATTCCGATGTCGAGGGTTACTACACCGGTCTGTTGAGCGGTTTTATCGTCGATGATCTCCAGGCCATTCCATCTCGCTAGTTATCTGCTGCACCTTTAGGAGCAACACGTGAAAACACTGTCCAAAATCCTGCTGTCGAGCCTTACCGCCGCGGTATTGCTGACCTTGGGCGGTTGCGCCTCGGAAAGCTCCCGGGCGCTGCCGGTGGAAAAAGTCGCCAGCGCCAGCGTTGCCTATTCAGGCCAGCGCGTGCCGATTGCCGTGGGTAAGTTTGATAACCGTTCCAGCTACATGCGCGGGATTTTTTCCGACGGCGTCGATCGTCTTGGCGGCCAAGCCAAGACCATCCTGATTACCCACCTGCAGCAGACCAACCGATTCAGCGTGCTGGACCGCGACAACATGGGCGAAATCGCCCAGGAAGCGGCGATCAAAGGCGCCGTGCAGAAGCTTAAAGGCGCCGACTACGTAGTGACCGGCGATGTAACTGAATTCGGCCGCAAAGAGACCGGTGATCGTCAGTTGTTCGGGATTCTCGGCCGTGGCAAGACCCAGGTCGCCTACGCCAAGGTCAACCTGAACGTGGTCAACATCAACACTTCCGAAGTGGTGTATTCCACCCAGGGCGCTGGCGAATATGCCCTGTCCAACCGTGAAGTGGTCGGTTTCGGTGGCACCGCCAGCTATGACTCCACGCTCAATGGCAAGGTTCTGGACTTGGCCATGCGTGAAGCAATCAACCGCCTGGTGGACGGCATCAATGCCGGCGCCTGGAACCCGCGCAACTGATCGGTAGCACCATGAGGAGCAGTACACGGATGAACAAGGCAGTGAAGTGGGTGCTGATGTTGACGGCCGTCGCAACGGTAGCCGGGTGCCAGACGGCGCCCCAGTCCTTATATCAATGGGAGAGCTACCAGCCGCAGGTCTACGAATACTTCAAGGGCGAGCCCAAGGAAGCGCAGGTCGAGGCGCTGGAGCGGGATCTGCAAAAGATCAACGCCAGTGGTCGTAAGGCGCCGCCGGGTTATCACGCTCACCTGGGCATGCTGTACCTGAGCATGGGTAAGGATGACCAGATGGTGCAGCAGTTTCGCACCGAGAAGGTGTTGTTCCCTGAGTCTGCGGCCTATATGGACTTCCTGCTCAAGAATGCCAAGACCGGAGACGTCAAATGAGCTTTTTGAAAATTGCCGGGGCTCTGCTGGCGCTGTCGTTGCTGGGCGGTTGTGTGGCGCCCAAGACCATTGACTACTCGGCCTTCAAACAAGCGCGGCCCAAGTCGATCCTGGTACTGCCACCGATCAACGAATCCCCTGAGGTGCAGGCGTCCTACGCCTTGGTGTCCCAGGTGACTTATCCGTTGGCCGAAGCGGGTTACTACGTATTGCCGATTGCCCTGGTGGATGAAACCTTCCGCCAGAACGGCCTGACGACACCGAACGACATCCAAGGCGTTGCCCCAGGCAAGCTGCATGATATTTTCGGTGCGGACGCGGCGCTGTACATCACCATCACTGAGTACGGCACCCGCTACATGGTGATCTCCAGCGAAACGGCAGTCACTGCTTCGGCCAAGCTCGTGGACCTGCGCACCGGCACCACCTTGTGGACCGGTTCTGCCCGCGCCTCCAGCGAGGAAGGTGGGAATAACGGCGGCGGCGGACTGGTCGGCATGCTGATCACGGCAGCGGTCAAGCAAATCATCAACAGTTCAACCGACGCCGGTTACCCGATTGCCGGGATGACCAGTACGCGCTTGCTGTCGGCCGGCCAACGCACCGGAATCCTCTACGGGCCACGTTCTCCCAAATACGGGTCGGATTGACTCTCCCGCAGTGAACCGCCTGGTCACCTTTGGGTGCCCAGGCGCAGCCGCTTCGACACCCTGTAGAAAATTTTCCGGCCGTTAACCCGAACCACGAATACGCCACGTCTGAGCTTGTGAACGGATCATTCATTCACGAGGTTCAGCCCATGTCCCGTCCATTTCCATTTATGCGCCCTGCTGCCCAGGGCTTCGCCGTGACCTTGCTGGTGGCATTGGCCGGTTGTGGGTTGTCTTCGTCCCGGGAGGCGGCCAAGCCGGTCGAGCCGGTAGCTGTGGCCCCCAGTCCTGTAGCGCAAGGCGAGCTCGCTTACGTTCGTGAGCCGATGGCCAAGCGCATGGTCGCCCCGGCATCGATGGCCGCCCCAAGGGTGGCGAACGACGCCATCGCCGGGGATTACCGCGCCGAGCCCCGGGAACAGTACGGAAAACTGCCGGACAACCCTATCCACAGCGTGGCCGAAACGCCAGTCTCGACCTTCAGCGTGGATGTCGATACGGGCAGCTATGCCAATGTGCGACGTCTCCTCAACCAAGGCAGCCTGCCGCCCGAAGGGGCTGTGCGGCTGGAGGAAATGGTCAACTACTTTCCTTACCACTACGCCCTGCCCACCGACGGTTCCCCCTTCGGCGTGACCACCGAAGTGGCCCCGTCGCCGTGGAACCCTCACACCCGCCTGCTGCGCATTGGCATCAAGGCGAGCGATCGCGCCGTGGCGGACCTGGCCCCGGCCAACCTGGTCTTCCTGGTGGACGTTTCCGGTTCCATGGACCGCCGCGAAGGCCTGCCGTTGGTCAAAAGCACCCTGAAACTGCTGGTAGATCAATTGCGCGACCAGGACCGCGTTTCCCTAGTGGTCTATGCCGGCGAATCCCGGGTGGTGCTCAAGCCCACCTCGGGCCGCGACAAGGTGAAGATCCGCAATGCGATCGATCAGTTGGACGCCGGTGGTTCCACGGCCGGCGCCTCGGGCATCGAACTGGCCTATCAGATGGCTCGGGAGAGCTTTATCGACAAAGGCATCAACCGCATCCTGCTGGCCACCGATGGTGACTTCAACGTCGGTATCAGTGACTTCGACAGCCTCAAGCAGATGGCGGTGGACCAGCGTAAAAGCGGTGTGTCCCTCACGACGCTGGGTTTCGGTGTGGATAACTACAATGAACACCTGATGGAGCAACTGGCCGACGCTGGTAACGGTAACTACGCCTACATCGACAACCTGCTCGAAGCGCGCAAGGTCTTGGTGGACCAGCTCAGTTCCACCCTGGCAACGGTCGCGCAGGATGTGAAGTTGCAGGTGGAGTTCAACCCCGCCCAGGTCAGCGAGTATCGCCTGCTGGGCTATGAGAACCGCGCGCTGAAGCGTGAGGATTTCAACAACGACAAGGTCGATGCGGGCGAGATCGGTGCCGGGCACACGGTGACGGCGCTGTATGAAATTGTCCCGAAGGGTGAGCCGGGCTGGTTGGAGCCGCTGCGCTATGCCAGCACACCCAAACAGGATGGCAAGTCAGGGGAACTGGCGATGTTGCGTGTACGCTACAAGCCCGCGGAAGGTGGCAGCAGCCGCTTGATCGAGCATCCTATCGCCAGCGCGCAGGGCGAAGGCAAGACCAGCGATGACTTGCGCTTCTCGGCCGCTGTGGCGGCCTTCGCCCAACAGCTCAAGGGGGATGGACGTTACACTGGGACGATGAGCTTGAAGGACACGGCGCAATTGGCCCGCTCCGCCCGCGGTGATGATCCGTTTGGGCTGCGTGGCGAGTTTGTGCAGTTGGTGGAGCTTGCCCAGAGCCTCAAACCTGCACCCAAGCGCTGATCCCAAGCACAGCAAGGACCAAATGTGGGAGCGAGCTTGCTCGCGATAGCGGTGGACCGATCATGCTCATCATTGACTGATCCGACGCCATCGCGAGCAGGCTCGCTCCCACCGTGTTCCCTTGTTATCTGTCAGGACTGTGTTGCAATGACCGGAAGGAGTTCGTCACCTACATGGCCGC
This genomic window contains:
- a CDS encoding YbhB/YbcL family Raf kinase inhibitor-like protein, yielding MTRSNFLTPWLAAVALVLCAQGAAQAEERFTLSIPGVSDNRLFTAAAASDANKCGGKNVSPALSWNAGPPGTLSYAIVMLDPDGQRGQGVDHWIHYGIKASTRQIPAGAGTKPTLEGMSGINSKNTHGYIGPCPPIGDSAHHYLIQLFALDLPPDALPAGLTRAQLMEKINGHVLRNSSVVRRYHR
- a CDS encoding MFS transporter translates to MTATSHLPGERFSRSDYKTLGLAALGGALEIYDFIIFVFFALTLSQLFFPPEMPDWLRLLQSFGIFATGYLARPLGGILMAHFADRLGRKRVFSLSILMMALPCLLIGVMPTYAQIGYFAPLLLLALRILQGAAVGGEVPSAWVFVAEHAPLHHRGYALGFLQAGLTFGYLLGALTATALARIYTPAEILDYAWRLPFLLGGVFGVIGVWLRRWLSETPIFMALQANREGAAELPLRTVLREHRNALLPAVILTCVLTSAVVVFVVITPTVMQKSFGMSPSHTFALSSLGIVFLNIGCVLAGLIVDRIGAWRTVMLYSLVLPVGIAVLYASLINGGAWLGLAYAIAGLGCGVVGAVPSVMVSLFPPNIRVSGISFTYNIAYALWASMTPLLLIALVPWSPWVCVAYCVVMGAVGIGAAAYFPGRNTKAAQPSLACEA
- a CDS encoding LysR family transcriptional regulator yields the protein MDLFDAMQVFVRVVERGSFSAVARELNLGQPAVSKQIRALEQHLGGALFARSTRQLALTDQGQRFYAESKEILASLNTAKLSFASGQEQIAGPLRVAAPVSFGRLCIAPRVGEFLAHYPKVRIDLRLSDQNEDVLKENIDVAIRIGAVKTEGLVAVSLGDSPRRVYASPAYLEQHGTPLEPADLVRHNCLGFTLLEHYDVWRFDQGGKQHSITIKGNVTSNSSEAIREMVLSGLGISLSPQWLFATDVRQGSVSTVLADYHPVALPISAVFSHDRRRSARTRAFVDFLRERLGRLD
- a CDS encoding zinc-dependent alcohol dehydrogenase family protein — encoded protein: MNNAMLAAIAETAQAPLVVRHIPRPAPGKGQVLIKVHAVGINPLDTKIAAGGGAHARQPLPAVLGIDLAGVIVELGDGVDDFAVGDEVFGMAAGIGGAQGALAQYVAVDASLIAPKPDSLSMREAAALPLVFITAWEGLVDRANVRAGQQVLIHGGAGGVGQMAVQIAKARGAEVYATGSASSLDFIRELGATAIDYRTQDTDSYVRLHTDGEGFDIVYDTVGGPTLDASFHAVKTYTGHVLSCLGWGQHSLAPLSFRGASYSGVFTLMPLLTGKGREHHGQILQEATALVDAAKLRIKVDPRRFGLEDVNEAFQQVAKGLGKGKTVVEIE
- a CDS encoding CsgG/HfaB family protein, which produces MKTLSKILLSSLTAAVLLTLGGCASESSRALPVEKVASASVAYSGQRVPIAVGKFDNRSSYMRGIFSDGVDRLGGQAKTILITHLQQTNRFSVLDRDNMGEIAQEAAIKGAVQKLKGADYVVTGDVTEFGRKETGDRQLFGILGRGKTQVAYAKVNLNVVNINTSEVVYSTQGAGEYALSNREVVGFGGTASYDSTLNGKVLDLAMREAINRLVDGINAGAWNPRN
- a CDS encoding DUF4810 domain-containing protein translates to MNKAVKWVLMLTAVATVAGCQTAPQSLYQWESYQPQVYEYFKGEPKEAQVEALERDLQKINASGRKAPPGYHAHLGMLYLSMGKDDQMVQQFRTEKVLFPESAAYMDFLLKNAKTGDVK
- a CDS encoding DUF799 domain-containing protein; translation: MSFLKIAGALLALSLLGGCVAPKTIDYSAFKQARPKSILVLPPINESPEVQASYALVSQVTYPLAEAGYYVLPIALVDETFRQNGLTTPNDIQGVAPGKLHDIFGADAALYITITEYGTRYMVISSETAVTASAKLVDLRTGTTLWTGSARASSEEGGNNGGGGLVGMLITAAVKQIINSSTDAGYPIAGMTSTRLLSAGQRTGILYGPRSPKYGSD
- a CDS encoding VWA domain-containing protein — protein: MSRPFPFMRPAAQGFAVTLLVALAGCGLSSSREAAKPVEPVAVAPSPVAQGELAYVREPMAKRMVAPASMAAPRVANDAIAGDYRAEPREQYGKLPDNPIHSVAETPVSTFSVDVDTGSYANVRRLLNQGSLPPEGAVRLEEMVNYFPYHYALPTDGSPFGVTTEVAPSPWNPHTRLLRIGIKASDRAVADLAPANLVFLVDVSGSMDRREGLPLVKSTLKLLVDQLRDQDRVSLVVYAGESRVVLKPTSGRDKVKIRNAIDQLDAGGSTAGASGIELAYQMARESFIDKGINRILLATDGDFNVGISDFDSLKQMAVDQRKSGVSLTTLGFGVDNYNEHLMEQLADAGNGNYAYIDNLLEARKVLVDQLSSTLATVAQDVKLQVEFNPAQVSEYRLLGYENRALKREDFNNDKVDAGEIGAGHTVTALYEIVPKGEPGWLEPLRYASTPKQDGKSGELAMLRVRYKPAEGGSSRLIEHPIASAQGEGKTSDDLRFSAAVAAFAQQLKGDGRYTGTMSLKDTAQLARSARGDDPFGLRGEFVQLVELAQSLKPAPKR